One region of Sphingomonas kaistensis genomic DNA includes:
- the cpdR gene encoding cell cycle two-component system response regulator CpdR — translation MIKILLAEDDSSMREYLARALERVGYSVKAVGCGTEAMPLLEAESFDLLLTDIVMPEMDGIELAQKAGVIDPSIRVMFITGFAAVALQSGRTAPEAKMLSKPFHLKDLVAEVDRMFQTEDQHGRL, via the coding sequence ATGATCAAGATTCTCCTTGCCGAAGACGATAGTTCGATGCGCGAATATCTCGCGCGTGCGCTGGAGCGCGTCGGCTACAGCGTGAAAGCCGTCGGCTGCGGGACCGAGGCGATGCCGCTGCTGGAAGCCGAATCATTCGACCTCCTGCTGACCGACATCGTCATGCCGGAAATGGACGGGATCGAACTGGCGCAGAAGGCCGGTGTGATCGACCCTTCGATCCGGGTCATGTTCATCACCGGCTTTGCCGCGGTCGCGCTGCAGAGCGGGCGGACTGCGCCCGAAGCGAAGATGCTGAGCAAGCCGTTCCATCTCAAGGATCTGGTCGCAGAGGTGGATCGGATGTTCCAGACCGAGGACCAGCACGGCCGGCTTTAA
- a CDS encoding M48 family metalloprotease: MPKTLFLLSAAAVAAAPVALSAQTASRGLATRYVQEAQQQHPAVIQEFGGAETGARAAYVEGVGRRVASYSGVNAGAFRFTTLNSAVENAFAVPGGYIYITRQLMGLMNDEAELAFVLGHETGHVAANHAQARQSAAQRNAVSGILGAIIGSVIGGGIGSAIGQLAQQGSQLNTLRFSRSQEYDADRLGISYLARGGYDPAASASMLAALGRATALEARVQGKENRSTPEWATTHPNSDNRVAQASQLARQTGRAGTGLRNRDQFLAQLDGVFVDDDPAQGVIDGRTFVHPDLRLAFTVPTGYLMQNGTDAVSIQGSGGQAQFKTGRFSGNLQAYIQQRLQELTGGRTQIQLVDQNRTTVNGIPVEYVVGRAQTSNGVVDVSVFAYAFNQNTAYDFTMLTRGGQGVGPFTSMVNSLRRVTAQEASAIRPRVIDVYTVRNGDTVQSLAGRMAYRDFQAERFLSLNGLTANARLVPGQKVKLVVFGQRR; this comes from the coding sequence ATGCCCAAGACCCTTTTCCTCCTGAGCGCAGCGGCGGTCGCGGCCGCTCCTGTCGCCCTGTCCGCCCAGACTGCCAGCCGCGGCCTTGCCACGCGCTACGTGCAGGAAGCGCAGCAGCAGCATCCGGCGGTGATCCAGGAATTCGGCGGCGCCGAGACCGGCGCGCGTGCGGCCTATGTCGAGGGCGTCGGCCGCCGCGTCGCCAGCTATTCGGGCGTCAATGCGGGCGCGTTCCGCTTCACCACGCTGAACTCGGCTGTCGAGAATGCGTTCGCGGTGCCGGGCGGCTACATTTACATCACCCGCCAGCTGATGGGCCTGATGAACGACGAGGCCGAGCTCGCCTTTGTCCTCGGCCATGAAACCGGCCACGTCGCCGCCAACCATGCCCAGGCCCGCCAGTCGGCGGCGCAGCGCAATGCCGTCAGCGGCATCCTCGGCGCGATCATCGGGTCGGTGATCGGTGGCGGGATCGGCAGTGCGATCGGGCAGCTCGCCCAGCAGGGTTCGCAGCTCAACACCCTGCGCTTCAGCCGCAGCCAGGAATATGACGCCGACCGGCTTGGCATCAGCTATCTCGCCCGCGGCGGCTACGACCCGGCGGCGTCGGCCAGCATGCTCGCCGCGCTCGGCCGCGCCACCGCGCTCGAGGCGCGGGTGCAGGGTAAGGAGAACCGCTCCACGCCGGAATGGGCGACGACCCATCCGAACAGCGACAACCGCGTCGCTCAGGCCTCGCAGCTTGCCCGCCAGACGGGTCGGGCCGGGACCGGGCTGCGAAATCGCGATCAGTTCCTGGCGCAGCTCGACGGCGTGTTCGTCGACGACGATCCGGCGCAGGGCGTGATCGACGGGCGCACTTTCGTGCATCCGGACCTTCGCCTCGCCTTCACCGTGCCGACCGGCTACCTGATGCAGAACGGCACCGACGCCGTGTCCATCCAGGGATCGGGCGGCCAGGCCCAGTTCAAGACCGGGCGCTTTTCGGGCAACCTCCAGGCCTACATCCAGCAGCGCCTGCAGGAGCTGACCGGTGGACGGACCCAGATCCAGCTCGTCGACCAGAATCGCACCACGGTGAACGGCATCCCGGTCGAATATGTGGTCGGGCGCGCGCAAACCTCGAACGGTGTCGTCGACGTCAGTGTGTTCGCCTATGCGTTCAACCAGAATACGGCTTACGACTTCACCATGCTGACCCGCGGCGGGCAGGGCGTCGGGCCCTTCACGTCGATGGTGAATTCGCTGCGCCGGGTCACCGCGCAGGAAGCATCGGCGATCCGCCCGCGGGTGATCGACGTCTACACCGTCCGCAATGGCGACACGGTGCAGAGCCTGGCAGGGCGGATGGCGTATCGCGATTTCCAGGCCGAGCGGTTCCTGTCGCTCAACGGACTCACCGCGAACGCGCGCCTGGTCCCGGGCCAGAAGGTCAAGCTGGTGGTGTTCGGCCAGCGCCGCTGA
- a CDS encoding Flp family type IVb pilin encodes MDAIRTMLRRLRADQSGATAIEYGLIAALLAVACITGMSALGGGSNGMWGKIGDFVGTATNKVN; translated from the coding sequence TTGGACGCTATCCGAACGATGTTGCGCAGGTTGCGCGCTGACCAGAGCGGCGCAACGGCGATCGAATATGGATTGATTGCAGCCTTGCTTGCAGTCGCCTGCATTACGGGCATGTCTGCCCTTGGGGGCGGCTCGAACGGCATGTGGGGCAAGATCGGGGACTTCGTCGGTACGGCCACCAACAAGGTCAACTGA
- a CDS encoding SAM-dependent methyltransferase — MAETLFDEPARRRRRQRALSRDPRPFLAERIIDEWLERLAPISRRFGQVLVTGVPAALHPRLAMVGDMIRFSDTIDALAEEEDASLDLILVMGEIDSRDELPMLLRIIASRLAPGGLLAGAIPGGQSLPALRAALHAADRDGGAFAARSHPRIEPGALAGLLSEAGLADAVVDIDRLTLRYRSFERLIGDLRDHGATNTLKARPRQGLGKAGLHSARSAFAAAGDGTATTERVDILHFAGWSRTG; from the coding sequence ATGGCCGAAACCCTGTTCGACGAGCCGGCACGCCGCCGGCGCCGCCAGCGCGCGCTTTCCCGCGACCCGCGCCCATTCCTTGCCGAACGGATCATCGACGAGTGGCTGGAACGGCTCGCACCGATCAGCCGCCGCTTCGGACAGGTGCTGGTGACCGGCGTCCCCGCCGCGCTGCACCCCCGGCTGGCGATGGTCGGCGACATGATCCGCTTCAGCGACACGATTGACGCGCTTGCCGAGGAGGAAGACGCGAGCCTCGACCTGATCCTGGTCATGGGCGAGATCGACTCCCGCGACGAATTGCCGATGCTGCTGCGGATCATCGCCTCCCGCCTGGCGCCGGGCGGCCTGCTTGCCGGCGCCATTCCCGGTGGACAAAGCCTGCCCGCGCTGCGTGCCGCGCTGCATGCCGCGGACCGCGACGGCGGCGCCTTCGCCGCCCGCAGCCATCCGCGGATCGAACCCGGCGCGCTTGCCGGTTTGTTGTCCGAGGCTGGCCTCGCCGATGCCGTGGTCGACATCGACCGCCTTACCCTGCGCTATCGCTCGTTCGAGCGGCTGATCGGCGACCTGCGCGACCACGGCGCCACCAACACCCTCAAGGCGCGCCCGCGCCAGGGGCTCGGCAAGGCCGGGCTCCATTCCGCGCGATCCGCCTTCGCTGCCGCCGGCGACGGCACAGCGACGACCGAACGGGTCGACATCCTTCATTTCGCAGGGTGGAGCCGGACCGGATAA
- a CDS encoding ComF family protein, whose protein sequence is MIQAGALRGVRTAGSWLLDFALPPRCPGCGDITPAVDLFCGGCWSTLDFLGGGCDRCGLALAAGVQDLCLECEGSRGPLDRIRAGLAYGEIPRSIAMRLKYGRKIALARTMASTMKRALAELDPEALLVPVPLHRWRLWGRGFNQSVLLARALGRTYDPDLLRRTRATPRLKGLNPAQRRKTVENAFAIRPGAEIRGRSFILVDDVMTTGATAEACARLLRRAGAGSVELLAFARVLK, encoded by the coding sequence ATGATCCAGGCGGGGGCCTTGCGCGGGGTGCGGACAGCGGGAAGCTGGCTGCTCGACTTTGCGCTTCCGCCACGCTGCCCAGGTTGCGGAGACATCACGCCGGCAGTCGATCTCTTCTGCGGCGGCTGCTGGAGCACCCTCGATTTCCTCGGCGGCGGCTGCGATCGCTGCGGCCTGGCGCTTGCGGCGGGGGTGCAGGACCTCTGCCTGGAGTGCGAGGGGTCGCGCGGGCCGCTCGACCGGATCCGGGCGGGACTGGCCTATGGCGAGATTCCGCGGTCGATCGCCATGCGGCTCAAATACGGACGCAAGATCGCGCTGGCGCGGACCATGGCCAGCACGATGAAGCGGGCGCTCGCCGAGCTTGATCCCGAGGCGCTGCTGGTTCCGGTTCCGCTCCACCGCTGGCGCCTGTGGGGGAGGGGGTTCAACCAGTCGGTGCTGCTGGCGCGCGCGCTTGGTCGGACCTACGATCCCGACCTCCTGCGCCGGACCCGCGCCACGCCGCGGCTGAAAGGGCTCAATCCCGCCCAGCGCCGCAAGACGGTCGAGAATGCGTTCGCGATCCGCCCCGGGGCGGAGATCAGGGGCCGCTCCTTCATCCTGGTCGACGACGTGATGACCACGGGCGCCACCGCCGAGGCCTGCGCCCGGCTGCTTCGCCGCGCCGGGGCGGGCTCGGTCGAGCTGCTCGCCTTCGCCAGGGTTCTGAAGTGA
- the grxC gene encoding glutaredoxin 3, whose protein sequence is MANVEMYSKTTCPYCVRAEALLRAKGIEAVTYNLDAGGPKRDEMIERSGRMTVPQIFIDGRHVGGCDDLFALEREGRLDTLLAA, encoded by the coding sequence GTGGCCAACGTCGAAATGTACTCCAAGACCACCTGCCCCTACTGCGTGCGCGCCGAGGCGCTGCTTCGCGCCAAAGGGATCGAGGCCGTGACCTACAATCTCGACGCTGGCGGGCCCAAGCGCGACGAGATGATCGAGCGGTCGGGCCGAATGACCGTGCCGCAGATTTTCATCGACGGCCGCCATGTCGGCGGCTGCGACGACTTGTTCGCGCTCGAGCGTGAGGGACGGCTGGACACCCTGCTCGCGGCATGA
- a CDS encoding carbon-nitrogen hydrolase family protein: MSRIALLQAQTGIDPARNGQALVEAVHQARAGGAAMLFTPEMSGLLDRDRTRAAGNLRTEADDPVLGAVRDAAAREGVWVHLGSLAIKRDDGLLANRGFVIDPAGEVRATYDKLHLFDVDLPTGESWRESASYAPGTTAVVVDGTPVGRLGLTICYDIRFPALFAALAEAGADTIAVPAAFTVPTGQAHWEVLLRARAIEAGLFVIAAAQAGAHEDGRATYGHSLVADPWGELLLLMDGSPGLAFAEFDPARIAEVRGRVPALKHRRSIPPVEQR, from the coding sequence ATGAGCCGGATCGCACTGCTTCAGGCGCAGACCGGGATCGATCCCGCACGGAACGGCCAGGCGTTGGTCGAAGCGGTGCACCAGGCGCGGGCCGGCGGCGCGGCGATGCTGTTCACCCCGGAGATGAGCGGGCTGCTTGACCGTGACCGGACGCGGGCGGCTGGCAACCTCAGGACCGAAGCGGATGACCCGGTCCTGGGGGCGGTGCGCGATGCCGCCGCCCGGGAAGGCGTGTGGGTGCATCTTGGCAGCCTTGCCATCAAGCGCGACGACGGCCTGCTCGCCAACCGCGGGTTCGTGATCGATCCGGCGGGCGAGGTGCGCGCGACCTATGACAAGCTGCACCTGTTCGACGTTGACCTGCCGACGGGAGAAAGCTGGCGGGAATCGGCCAGCTATGCGCCGGGAACGACCGCCGTGGTGGTCGACGGCACGCCGGTCGGGCGGCTTGGGCTCACCATCTGCTATGACATTCGCTTCCCGGCGCTGTTTGCCGCGCTTGCCGAAGCGGGCGCCGATACCATCGCCGTGCCGGCCGCGTTCACCGTGCCCACCGGTCAGGCGCATTGGGAAGTGCTGCTGCGGGCCCGGGCCATCGAGGCGGGGCTGTTCGTGATCGCGGCGGCGCAGGCCGGTGCCCATGAAGACGGCCGGGCGACCTACGGGCACAGCCTGGTCGCCGATCCGTGGGGCGAGCTGCTGCTGCTGATGGACGGGTCGCCGGGTCTGGCCTTCGCCGAGTTCGATCCCGCCCGCATCGCGGAGGTCCGCGGCCGGGTGCCGGCGCTGAAGCATCGCCGCTCCATTCCGCCGGTCGAGCAGCGCTGA
- a CDS encoding DUF6356 family protein yields MIGRLFLDHPRSLGMGWAGHGTGAVMIGLRMIGGGVACLVHAVVPALFTETAGRTVSGLHDYMMRRKADAPDPHAWPDYEI; encoded by the coding sequence GTGATTGGCCGGCTGTTCCTCGACCATCCCCGATCGCTTGGCATGGGCTGGGCAGGTCACGGCACAGGTGCCGTGATGATCGGACTGCGCATGATCGGCGGCGGGGTCGCCTGTCTGGTCCACGCGGTCGTACCCGCATTGTTCACCGAAACCGCTGGCCGAACGGTCAGCGGGCTCCATGATTACATGATGCGCCGCAAGGCGGACGCGCCCGATCCCCACGCCTGGCCCGATTATGAGATCTGA
- a CDS encoding FAD/NAD(P)-binding protein has protein sequence MRSEPEGARPVVIVGGGFSGVMTAAHLAAGNVPVVLVDGSGRLGRGVAYSTTEPVHLLNVASAKMSAWPDQPDHFARWCGDEEGATFVERRAFGRYLGEQLAAAPGVDAVKAMALDARRQDDGWDVTLSDGRRIAASALVLAQGNQPPTPFPGSAALPPELFFNNPWSDAAHAGVERVAAEGSDVLILGTGLTMVDTVLSLVAAGHQGRITALSRRGLIPRAHVHPPAAPAPVELNEVPQGNVLALWRWLRARSAAVGFRAVIDALRPHSHALWQQLPAEEQRRFMRHARPWWDVHRHRIAPQVAEQLRELVAAGRLEIVAGRVGLMEAVDGRLKVAISRRDGRKVVREVGAAFNCTGPLGDLRRTADPLLRSLLDQGAIRTDTFAMGLDVDDRSRAGERLWALGPLTKGRYWEIVAVPDIRHQAQAVAADIQKDQPSHV, from the coding sequence ATGAGATCTGAGCCGGAGGGGGCTCGTCCTGTCGTCATTGTCGGTGGTGGCTTCTCGGGGGTGATGACCGCCGCCCACCTCGCCGCAGGGAACGTCCCGGTGGTGCTGGTGGACGGGTCGGGGCGCCTTGGCAGGGGCGTCGCTTATTCCACCACAGAGCCGGTGCACCTGCTCAATGTCGCTTCGGCCAAGATGAGTGCCTGGCCCGATCAGCCCGACCACTTCGCCAGATGGTGCGGGGACGAGGAAGGCGCGACCTTTGTCGAGCGCCGCGCCTTCGGGCGCTACCTTGGTGAACAGCTTGCCGCTGCACCGGGGGTCGACGCGGTCAAAGCCATGGCGCTGGATGCGCGCCGGCAGGATGACGGGTGGGACGTCACCCTGTCCGACGGCCGGCGGATCGCGGCCTCGGCGTTGGTCCTGGCCCAGGGCAACCAGCCTCCGACGCCATTCCCGGGTTCGGCAGCGCTTCCTCCGGAGCTGTTCTTCAACAACCCGTGGAGCGACGCGGCGCATGCCGGGGTCGAGCGGGTCGCCGCTGAAGGTTCGGACGTCCTGATCCTGGGCACCGGGCTGACCATGGTCGATACGGTGCTGTCGCTCGTCGCGGCGGGCCACCAGGGCCGCATCACCGCCCTGTCGAGGCGCGGGTTGATCCCGCGGGCGCATGTGCATCCGCCCGCCGCACCGGCGCCCGTGGAGCTGAACGAGGTTCCCCAGGGCAATGTGCTGGCGCTCTGGCGCTGGCTTCGCGCCCGTTCCGCCGCGGTCGGCTTCAGGGCCGTCATCGATGCTCTTCGTCCGCACAGCCACGCCCTCTGGCAACAGCTTCCGGCGGAAGAGCAACGCCGCTTCATGCGACATGCGCGGCCGTGGTGGGACGTCCACCGCCACCGCATCGCCCCCCAGGTTGCCGAGCAGCTTCGCGAGCTTGTCGCGGCCGGACGGCTCGAGATCGTCGCCGGACGGGTCGGACTAATGGAAGCGGTTGATGGTCGCCTGAAGGTCGCGATCTCGAGGCGCGACGGCCGCAAGGTCGTCCGCGAGGTCGGCGCCGCCTTCAACTGCACCGGCCCGCTTGGCGACCTTCGCCGCACAGCCGACCCGCTTCTTCGCAGCCTCCTCGACCAAGGCGCCATCCGCACCGACACCTTTGCAATGGGTCTCGATGTCGATGACCGCAGCCGGGCGGGGGAGCGGCTATGGGCACTCGGTCCGCTGACCAAAGGCCGGTATTGGGAGATCGTCGCAGTGCCCGATATCCGCCACCAGGCCCAAGCCGTCGCGGCGGACATCCAGAAGGACCAGCCCAGCCATGTCTGA
- the folE gene encoding GTP cyclohydrolase I FolE, translating into MSDTPDDGDLVAAPPKIPVPDEVAAAVRTLIRWAGDDPDREGLLDTPARVARAWKEYARGYGEDPAAHLYRTFEEVGGYDEIVLLKDIPFQSHCEHHMAPIIGKAHIAYLPNTRVVGISKLARVLHGFARRLQVQERLTAEVADCICEHLQPKGVAVVIEATHACMSARGVNTPGVIMTTSRMMGTFRSDERSRKEVLALMGKG; encoded by the coding sequence ATGTCTGACACCCCCGATGACGGCGACCTCGTCGCGGCGCCTCCCAAGATCCCGGTCCCGGACGAGGTTGCTGCGGCGGTCCGGACCCTGATCCGCTGGGCCGGCGACGACCCGGACCGCGAAGGCCTCCTCGACACCCCGGCACGCGTTGCCCGGGCGTGGAAGGAATATGCCCGCGGCTATGGCGAGGATCCCGCCGCGCATCTCTACCGCACCTTCGAGGAGGTCGGCGGTTATGACGAGATCGTGCTGTTGAAGGATATTCCCTTCCAGTCGCATTGCGAGCACCACATGGCGCCGATCATCGGCAAGGCGCACATCGCCTATCTTCCCAACACAAGGGTGGTCGGCATCTCGAAACTGGCACGCGTGCTGCATGGCTTTGCCCGTCGCCTGCAGGTGCAGGAGCGGCTGACTGCCGAGGTTGCCGACTGCATCTGCGAGCACCTCCAGCCAAAGGGCGTCGCGGTGGTTATCGAGGCAACCCACGCCTGCATGTCGGCGCGCGGCGTCAATACACCCGGCGTGATCATGACCACCAGCCGGATGATGGGCACCTTCCGCTCCGACGAACGCAGCCGCAAGGAAGTGCTGGCGCTGATGGGCAAGGGCTAG
- a CDS encoding aromatic ring-hydroxylating oxygenase subunit alpha, whose amino-acid sequence MATQLRPVADPLDDLSLPGWVYWDEGFFAAEQRAFLRAAPQVVCHDSDIASPGDWRTLDYLGESIIVIRGDDGEARAFANVCRHRGSRLVDGTGGCAKVLTCPYHAWSYARDGRLVGVPHRTDYPGLDPATLGLKPVALERWHGFLFVTLEPGAPSVATMMAEHEAEIAPYRFAQLRAIGRVTLRPRALNWKTIADNYSDALHIPVGHPGLTRLFGQGYKVDAFEHVDRMEGDLVEQPSSNLSERAYQQLLPEASHLPSSHRRKWLYFKFWPNLAFDIYPDQVDFMQFLPLSGERTVIREISYALPDDRREMKAARYLNWRINRRVNAEDTELISRVQAGMRSPSYEPGPLGRSEVALRSFARKLRRLVPEARLPRSPVAG is encoded by the coding sequence ATGGCCACCCAGCTCCGCCCCGTCGCCGACCCGCTCGACGATCTCAGCCTGCCCGGCTGGGTCTATTGGGACGAAGGCTTCTTCGCGGCCGAACAGCGCGCCTTCCTCCGTGCCGCGCCGCAGGTGGTGTGCCACGACAGCGACATCGCGTCGCCGGGCGATTGGCGGACGCTCGACTATCTCGGCGAAAGCATCATCGTCATCCGGGGCGACGACGGGGAAGCGCGCGCCTTTGCCAACGTCTGCCGGCATCGCGGATCGCGGCTGGTGGACGGGACGGGCGGCTGCGCCAAGGTCCTGACCTGTCCATATCATGCCTGGAGCTATGCCCGCGACGGGCGCCTGGTCGGCGTGCCGCACCGCACCGACTATCCGGGCCTCGATCCTGCGACCCTCGGCCTCAAGCCCGTCGCATTGGAACGCTGGCACGGCTTCCTGTTCGTCACGCTGGAACCCGGCGCTCCGTCCGTGGCGACCATGATGGCGGAGCATGAGGCCGAGATCGCTCCCTATCGCTTCGCGCAGCTACGCGCGATCGGGCGGGTCACGCTGCGGCCCCGCGCGCTCAACTGGAAGACCATCGCCGACAATTATTCGGACGCGCTGCATATTCCGGTCGGCCACCCCGGCCTGACCCGCTTGTTCGGCCAGGGCTACAAGGTCGATGCGTTCGAGCATGTCGACCGGATGGAGGGGGATCTGGTCGAGCAGCCGTCCTCGAACCTGTCGGAACGGGCCTATCAGCAGCTTCTCCCCGAGGCCTCGCATCTGCCCTCGAGCCATCGCCGCAAGTGGCTGTATTTCAAGTTCTGGCCAAACCTCGCCTTCGACATCTACCCCGATCAGGTCGACTTCATGCAGTTCCTGCCGCTGTCGGGGGAGCGGACGGTCATCCGCGAGATCAGCTACGCTCTCCCCGACGACCGGCGCGAGATGAAGGCCGCCCGCTATCTCAACTGGCGGATCAATCGCCGGGTCAATGCCGAGGATACCGAGCTGATTTCCCGGGTGCAGGCGGGGATGCGCTCGCCTTCCTACGAGCCGGGCCCGCTCGGCCGGTCCGAAGTCGCGCTGCGCAGCTTTGCGCGAAAGCTCAGGCGGCTGGTGCCGGAGGCACGGCTTCCTCGTTCGCCCGTCGCCGGCTGA
- a CDS encoding APC family permease has translation MHDHVENLVDLVEDAPPPPPPPPPAKRLGRMMSLAMVVGTIVGSGIYLLPAQVAPYGPNLVVAFVLTGVGTFLLALSMARLAAALPGGPYSHIASAFGDRAGFLAMWSSMLSQVTAAAATAIAVGGAIGEAFPGSRTPMSVTVIGICALLAIAAVQSRGARSAGRLQVTAVLIKLLPLVLVLVLALALVARGGSVQPLAPVPLSLGAIVAAAALMLFAFTGFEAGSISANVTDKSQESVPAATINGTAFVAVLYLAATLAVLWLLPSAIAAASPTPIADAIAPSLGASARTIVALVGAVSAFGTCNALILLAVETARALAFAGDLPQSLAATDRNGVARTSLIASIGLAALMVVGSMSEDFLATFNFVALVSAVGALVLYLACAAAAWRLRVVGPLIAIPALVYSLAMFWGSGGEAVLWAAVLAVAGLPVRWISRRRANEEAVPPAPAA, from the coding sequence ATGCACGACCACGTCGAGAATCTGGTGGACCTGGTCGAGGATGCCCCGCCGCCGCCGCCTCCCCCGCCGCCGGCCAAGCGCCTCGGCCGGATGATGAGCCTGGCGATGGTGGTCGGCACCATCGTCGGGTCGGGCATCTATCTCCTCCCGGCGCAGGTCGCGCCTTATGGCCCCAATCTGGTCGTCGCCTTTGTGCTGACCGGGGTCGGGACGTTCCTGCTCGCGCTGTCGATGGCGCGGCTTGCCGCAGCGCTGCCCGGCGGCCCCTACAGTCATATCGCATCGGCCTTTGGCGACCGCGCGGGATTCCTTGCCATGTGGAGCAGCATGCTGTCGCAGGTGACCGCCGCCGCGGCGACCGCCATCGCGGTCGGCGGTGCGATCGGCGAGGCCTTTCCGGGGTCCCGCACGCCGATGTCGGTGACGGTGATCGGTATCTGCGCCTTGCTCGCAATCGCCGCGGTCCAGTCGCGTGGCGCGCGGTCGGCGGGGCGGTTGCAGGTTACGGCGGTATTGATCAAGTTACTTCCGCTGGTGCTGGTGCTGGTGCTCGCCCTGGCGCTGGTGGCGCGCGGTGGAAGCGTCCAGCCACTGGCGCCGGTTCCGCTCAGCCTCGGCGCCATCGTCGCCGCTGCGGCGCTGATGCTGTTCGCCTTCACCGGTTTCGAAGCCGGTTCGATCAGCGCCAACGTCACCGACAAATCGCAGGAATCGGTTCCTGCCGCGACGATCAACGGCACCGCCTTCGTCGCCGTTCTCTACCTTGCCGCGACGCTAGCGGTGCTGTGGTTGCTGCCGAGCGCCATCGCCGCCGCGTCCCCCACCCCGATCGCCGACGCCATCGCGCCCAGCCTCGGCGCCTCGGCGCGGACCATCGTCGCGCTGGTCGGCGCGGTGAGCGCGTTCGGGACGTGCAACGCACTGATCCTGCTGGCGGTGGAGACGGCGCGCGCGCTGGCCTTCGCCGGCGACCTCCCGCAGTCCCTTGCCGCGACCGACCGCAACGGCGTCGCCCGTACCAGCCTGATCGCCAGCATCGGCCTAGCCGCGCTGATGGTCGTCGGAAGCATGAGCGAGGATTTCCTCGCAACCTTCAACTTCGTCGCCCTTGTGTCAGCGGTCGGAGCGCTGGTGCTCTATCTCGCCTGCGCAGCGGCGGCGTGGCGGTTGCGCGTCGTCGGGCCGCTGATCGCCATCCCTGCCCTCGTCTACTCGCTGGCGATGTTCTGGGGATCGGGCGGCGAGGCCGTGCTGTGGGCGGCGGTGCTGGCCGTCGCCGGCCTCCCGGTCCGCTGGATCAGCCGGCGACGGGCGAACGAGGAAGCCGTGCCTCCGGCACCAGCCGCCTGA
- the fabD gene encoding ACP S-malonyltransferase has protein sequence MRAFLFPGQGSQSVGMGAALADASSTARDVFAEVDEALGQHLFRVMREGPEADLTLTENAQPAIMAHSIAVLRTLGLDLASRADFVAGHSLGEYSALCAAGSFDLSTTARLLKKRGQAMQAAVPVGEGAMAALLGADLDKAQAIATAAAEGEVCTVANDNDPSQVVISGHRSAIERAIAIAKDHGAKRAVLLPVSAPFHCPLMQPAADAMADALGGTDIKAPVVPVYANVIAAPVSDPARIRELLVEQVTGMVRWRESVLEMHAAGVEEFVEIGGKVLGAMVKRIAPDAKITSVVTMEDVEALAKEIA, from the coding sequence ATGCGCGCTTTTCTTTTTCCGGGCCAGGGCAGCCAGTCGGTCGGCATGGGCGCGGCCCTTGCGGACGCGAGCAGCACCGCGCGCGACGTGTTCGCCGAAGTCGACGAAGCGCTCGGCCAGCATCTCTTCAGGGTGATGCGCGAGGGGCCGGAAGCCGACCTCACGCTGACCGAGAATGCGCAGCCCGCGATCATGGCGCACAGCATTGCGGTGCTCCGGACGCTCGGGCTGGATCTGGCGTCCAGGGCGGACTTCGTCGCCGGCCACAGCCTCGGCGAATATAGCGCGCTCTGCGCCGCCGGGAGCTTTGACCTTTCGACCACCGCGCGGCTGCTCAAGAAGCGCGGTCAGGCGATGCAGGCGGCGGTGCCGGTGGGTGAGGGGGCGATGGCTGCATTGCTCGGTGCCGATCTCGACAAGGCGCAGGCCATCGCGACTGCCGCGGCCGAGGGCGAGGTCTGCACCGTCGCCAACGACAATGATCCGAGCCAAGTGGTGATCTCTGGCCACCGCAGCGCAATCGAGCGTGCGATCGCCATCGCCAAGGATCATGGTGCGAAGCGCGCGGTGCTGCTGCCGGTGTCCGCGCCCTTTCACTGCCCGCTCATGCAGCCGGCCGCGGACGCCATGGCCGATGCACTGGGCGGTACCGACATCAAGGCCCCGGTCGTCCCGGTCTACGCCAACGTCATCGCCGCGCCGGTCAGCGATCCGGCCCGTATCCGCGAACTGCTGGTCGAGCAGGTCACCGGCATGGTCCGCTGGCGCGAAAGCGTTCTGGAAATGCACGCCGCCGGGGTCGAGGAATTCGTCGAGATCGGCGGCAAAGTCTTGGGCGCGATGGTCAAGCGCATCGCCCCCGACGCAAAGATCACGAGCGTGGTGACGATGGAAGACGTCGAAGCGCTCGCCAAGGAGATTGCATGA